In Sphingomonas profundi, the sequence CGCGCACCACGGCATCAAACCGCTCGGCCTGCTCGCCGAGCATGTCCTGCGTGCCGCGGACGGCCTGGGGGGTGGCGGGCTTGCTCATCGCGCAGCCCTCTAGAACAGGTTGGCGCCACAATGAAGCGAATCGTCCCGCCGCCCGGTAACGAAACGCCGGCGGCCACGCTTTCGTCTTGAGATTGCAGCGATCCGCTTATACTGCACTGCCGCATGAACATCGATCTCATCCCGATCGGCGAAAATCCGCCGGAAACCCTCAACGTCATCATCGAGGTGCCGGTCGGCGGCGAGCCGGTGAAATATGAGTTCGACAAGAAATCGGGTGCGCTGTTCGTCGATCGCATCCTGCACACGCCGATGCGCTATCCGGCGAATTACGGCTTCGTGCCGCACACCCTGTCGCCGGACGGCGATCCGCTGGACGCGCTGGTGGTCGCCCGCTCCCCGTTCATCCCGGGCTGCGTGGTGCGCGTGCGGCCGATCGCGGTGCTGAAGCTGGAGGACGAGGCCGGCGGCGACGAGAAGCTGCTGACCGTGCCGGTGGACGGCACCTTCCCTTATTACGAGAAGGTCAACGAGAGCAGCGATCTGCCGCTGATCGTGATGCAGCAGATCGAGCATTTCTTCACCCACTACAAGGATCTGGAAGCCAAGAAGTGGGTCCGCGTCGGCGCGTGGGGCGACGCCACCGAGGCGCGTCGCATCATCGTCGAGGCGATCGAGGCGGCGAAGATCGCCAAGGAGAAGCACGGCACCGACGAGGGCGTCAGCCAGAGCCTCGCCGAGAAGTGATCCGATCGGCGGCGCTCAGTGCGCGCCGCCGGCCAGCTTCAGCCCGGCGATGCAGCCCACCAGCGCCACGATCAGCGCCAGCCGCAGCGCGTTCGCCGGCTCGCCGAACCAGACGATGCCGACGATGACGGTGCCGAGCGCGCCGATGCCGCCCCACACCGCATAGGCGGTGCCCATCGGGATCGTGCGGGACGCGACCTCCAGCAGCGCCATGCTGGTGCCGACCGAGGCGAGGAAGCCCGCCGTCCAGCCGAAATTGCGGAAGCCGTCGACGAAGCGCAGGCAGGTGGTGAAGCCCACCTCGAAGCAGCCGCCCAGGATCAGCCACATCCACGCCATCGCCATACCCCCATCGCCGCCGGGGCGGGGGATGGCGGAGGCGGCCATGTCCGTCAATTCATGTGACGCGATCGGCGGCGGGGCTGTATCGGGTCATGGCGCACCCGGCGCCTCACGTCCGGCGGAGAGATGGATGGCACGATCGACCACCGGCCTTGGCCACCGCATCGCGCCGCCGCGCTTCGTGCTGTTCGCGCTGGCGGCGGTCGCGGGCATCGCCGCCGGCGTCCCGCTGCTCGGCTGGCGGCACGGCGTGATGGCCGGCTTCGATGTCGCCGCCCTCGTCTTCCTCGTCGCCTGCATCCCGCTGCTGGACGATTCGCCCGAGGAGATGCGCCGCTCCGCCGCGCGCAACGACGCCAATCGCGCCGGCCTGCTGGCGATCACCGTGGGCGTCACCGTCGTGATCCTGGTGGCGATCGCCGCCGAGCTGGGCGAGGCGGGCGGGCCGAAGCCGCTGGCCGTCGCGCTGATCGTGGCGACGCTGATGCTCGCCTGGGCGTTCAGCAACGTCGTCTATGCGCTGCACTACGGCCATCTCTTCTATCTCGCGGGCGAGGACGGCAAGGATCGCGGCGGCCTCGACGTACCGGGCACGGACGAGCCGACCTACTGGGATCTGCTCTATTTCTCCTGCACGATGGGCATGACCTTCCAGACGTCCGACATCGATATCGAGAGCGCGCAGATCCGCCGCGTCGCGCTGGCCCACGGGCTGATCGCGTTCGTCTTCAACATCGGCGTGCTCGCCTTCACGATCAACGTGC encodes:
- a CDS encoding DMT family transporter yields the protein MAASAIPRPGGDGGMAMAWMWLILGGCFEVGFTTCLRFVDGFRNFGWTAGFLASVGTSMALLEVASRTIPMGTAYAVWGGIGALGTVIVGIVWFGEPANALRLALIVALVGCIAGLKLAGGAH
- a CDS encoding DUF1345 domain-containing protein, which produces MARSTTGLGHRIAPPRFVLFALAAVAGIAAGVPLLGWRHGVMAGFDVAALVFLVACIPLLDDSPEEMRRSAARNDANRAGLLAITVGVTVVILVAIAAELGEAGGPKPLAVALIVATLMLAWAFSNVVYALHYGHLFYLAGEDGKDRGGLDVPGTDEPTYWDLLYFSCTMGMTFQTSDIDIESAQIRRVALAHGLIAFVFNIGVLAFTINVLGG
- the ppa gene encoding inorganic diphosphatase yields the protein MNIDLIPIGENPPETLNVIIEVPVGGEPVKYEFDKKSGALFVDRILHTPMRYPANYGFVPHTLSPDGDPLDALVVARSPFIPGCVVRVRPIAVLKLEDEAGGDEKLLTVPVDGTFPYYEKVNESSDLPLIVMQQIEHFFTHYKDLEAKKWVRVGAWGDATEARRIIVEAIEAAKIAKEKHGTDEGVSQSLAEK